One Hevea brasiliensis isolate MT/VB/25A 57/8 chromosome 5, ASM3005281v1, whole genome shotgun sequence genomic region harbors:
- the LOC110667257 gene encoding ethylene-overproduction protein 1-like isoform X2, with amino-acid sequence MFRRSLRAARQHAVDVHSKIVLASWLRFERRQDELVGTSAMDCCGRNLECPRACLVSGYDPESVNDSCMCSRSPRVECDDDTSTGEQECSTSDEDGDMSFCIGDDEIRCVRYNIALLSRPFRALLYGGFTESWREKINFSNNGISAEGMRAAEIFSRTKRLGSFDLPIVLELLSLTNRFFCEEMKSACDAHLASLVSDMEEALVLIEYGLEETAYLLVAACLQVFLRELPNSMYNSNVMRLFCSSQGREKLALVGHASFLLYYFLSQIALEEDMKSNAAVMLLERLAECATEVWQKQLAYHQLGVVMLERKEYKDAQNWFVAAVEVGHVYSSVGIARARCKRGHKYSAYKMMNSLVSDYKPAGWMYQERSLYCVGKEKMMDLNTASELDPTLSFPYKYRAVLLVQENRLGAAISELNKIIGFKVSPDCLELRAWISIVLEDYEGALRDIWALLTLDPNYIMFHGKMHGNHLVELLHPLVQQWSQADCWMHLYDRWSSVDDIGSLAVVHHMLANDPGKSLLCFRQSLLLLRLNCQKAAMRCLRLARNCATSKHERLVYEGWILYDTGHREEALAKAEESVSIQRSFEAFFLKAYALADSSLDSKSSMYVIELLEEALRCPSDGLRKGQALNNLGSVYVDCGKLDLAADCYMNALNIKHTRAHQGLARVYHLKNQRKAAYDEMTKLIEKARNNASAYEKRSEYCDRDMAKSDLSMATQLDPLRTYTYRYRAAVLMDDHREAEAIAELSKAIVFKPDLQLLHLRAAFYDSMGDNISALQDCEAALCLDSGHGETIELYNRARKQADEQQKREFENKIGIVSSLSGQ; translated from the exons ATGTTTCGGCGGAGCCTCCGTGCAGCCAGACAGCACGCCGTCGACGTGCACTCGAAAATTGTGCTGGCCTCGTGGTTAAGGTTTGAGAGGAGACAAGATGAACTAGTTGGTACATCCGCCATGGATTGTTGCGGAAGAAATCTAGAATGCCCTAGGGCTTGTTTGGTGTCCGGTTACGATCCTGAATCGGTAAATGATTCTTGTATGTGTTCGAGGTCTCCTAGAGTGGAATGCGATGATGATACTTCAACTGGAGAGCAGGAATGTTCAACTTCCGATGAAGATGGTGATATGTCGTTTTGCATTGGTGATGATGAGATTAGATGTGTGCGTTACAATATTGCTTTGCTTTCGAGACCATTTAGAGCATTGTTGTATGGTGGTTTCACGGAGTCATGGAGGGAGAAGATAAATTTCTCTAATAATGGGATATCGGCAGAAGGGATGAGAGCAGCGGAGATTTTTAGCAGGACGAAAAGATTAGGTTCTTTCGATCTGCCCATCGTATTAGAGCTTCTTTCTTTGACTAACAGGTTTTTTTGTGAGGAAATGAAGTCTGCTTGTGATGCTCATTTGGCATCTTTGGTTTCTGACATGGAGGAGGCGTTGGTTTTAATTGAGTATGGATTGGAAGAGACTGCATATCTGTTAGTAGCTGCTTGTTTACAGGTGTTTTTGAGAGAGcttccaaattcaatgtacaattCAAATGTGATGAGATTGTTTTGTAGTTCACAGGGTAGGGAGAAATTGGCTCTGGTTGGACATGCTTCATTTTTGTTGTATTACTTCTTGAGTCAGATTGCTTTGGAGGAAGACATGAAATCCAATGCAGCGGTGATGCTTTTGGAGAGGTTGGCAGAGTGTGCAACTGAAGTTTGGCAGAAACAACTTGCTTATCACCAATTAGGTGTTGTGATGCTTGAAAGGAAAGAATATAAAGACGCCCAGAATTGGTTTGTAGCGGCAGTTGAGGTAGGTCATGTTTATTCATCAGTTGGTATTGCAAGGGCCAGGTGCAAACGTGGTCACAAGTATTCAGCGTACAAGATGATGAATTCACTGGTTTCTGATTATAAACCAGCTGGGTGGATGTATCAGGAAAGGTCTTTATATTGTGTTGGGAAGGAGAAGATGATGGATTTGAACACAGCAAGTGAATTGGATCCAACTCTTTCTTTTCCATACAAGTACAGGGCTGTTTTGTTGGTGCAGGAGAACAGACTTGGAGCAGCAATCTCAGAGCTCAACAAAATAATTGGTTTCAAGGTCTCTCCTGATTGCCTTGAATTAAGAGCTTGGATTTCAATTGTTTTGGAGGACTATGAAGGAGCTCTCAGAGATATCTGGGCATTATTGACTTTAGACCCAAATTATATTATGTTTCATGGGAAAATGCATGGGAATCACTTGGTAGAACTTCTTCATCCTTTAGTCCAGCAGTGGAGTCAGGCTGATTGCTGGATGCATCTTTATGATAGATGGTCCTCTGTTGATGATATAGGCTCCTTGGCTGTTGTACACCATATGCTGGCAAATGACCCTGGGAAGAGCCTTCTATGTTTTCGGCAATCCCTTCTGCTTTTACG GTTAAATTGCCAAAAGGCTGCGATGCGTTGTCTACGGTTGGCTAGAAATTGTGCTACTTCTAAGCATGAAAGGCTTGTCTATGAAGGATGGATTTTGTATGACACTGGCCATCGAGAGGAAGCCCTTGCTAAGGCTGAGGAGTCCGTTTCAATTCAGAGATCATTTGAGGCTTTTTTCCTTAAGGCATATGCTTTAGCAGATTCAAGTCTTGATTCTAAGTCATCAATGTATGTTATTGAACTTCTGGAGGAAGCTCTTAGATGCCCTTCAGATGGCCTCAGGAAAGGACAA GCACTGAATAATCTAGGGAGTGTCTATGTTGATTGTGGTAAACTGGATCTTGCTGCTGACTGTTACATGAATGCACTCAATATCAAGCATACAAGAGCACATCAAGGTCTGGCACGAGTATATCATCTGAAAAATCAACGCAAAGCTGCATATGATGAGATgacaaaactaatagaaaaagccAGGAATAATGCATCTGCGTATGAGAAGCGTTCTGAGTACTGTGATCGTGACATGGCAAAGAGCGACCTTAGTATGGCAACTCAACTTGATCCCTTGAGGACCTATACTTACAGATACAGGGCAGCTG TTTTAATGGATGACCACAGAGAAGCTGAGGCCATAGCAGAGCTGTCGAAGGCTATAGTTTTCAAGCCAGATCTGCAGCTGCTACATCTTCGTGCTGCATTTTATGACTCTATGGGTGATAATATCTCCGCCCTTCAAGATTGTGAAGCTGCCCTTTGTCTTGATTCAGGCCATGGTGAGACTATTGAGCTCTATAATAGAGCACGGAAGCAGGCTGATGAACAACAAAAACGAGAATTTGAAAACAAGATTGGCATCGTATCTTCATTATCTGGGCAATAA
- the LOC110667257 gene encoding ethylene-overproduction protein 1-like isoform X1 codes for MQHNIFTSMRSLKFIEGCKTTQIYALNPDGHTAAGGGCGGVGEKFLQQLQDFRINSARPKPSRTFQSSPNQITNNVSAENLLPSGLPDVDFLEPQIDPCLRYVDFVQTLADLYRKIENCPQFEKHAVYLEQSAIFRSLSDPKMFRRSLRAARQHAVDVHSKIVLASWLRFERRQDELVGTSAMDCCGRNLECPRACLVSGYDPESVNDSCMCSRSPRVECDDDTSTGEQECSTSDEDGDMSFCIGDDEIRCVRYNIALLSRPFRALLYGGFTESWREKINFSNNGISAEGMRAAEIFSRTKRLGSFDLPIVLELLSLTNRFFCEEMKSACDAHLASLVSDMEEALVLIEYGLEETAYLLVAACLQVFLRELPNSMYNSNVMRLFCSSQGREKLALVGHASFLLYYFLSQIALEEDMKSNAAVMLLERLAECATEVWQKQLAYHQLGVVMLERKEYKDAQNWFVAAVEVGHVYSSVGIARARCKRGHKYSAYKMMNSLVSDYKPAGWMYQERSLYCVGKEKMMDLNTASELDPTLSFPYKYRAVLLVQENRLGAAISELNKIIGFKVSPDCLELRAWISIVLEDYEGALRDIWALLTLDPNYIMFHGKMHGNHLVELLHPLVQQWSQADCWMHLYDRWSSVDDIGSLAVVHHMLANDPGKSLLCFRQSLLLLRLNCQKAAMRCLRLARNCATSKHERLVYEGWILYDTGHREEALAKAEESVSIQRSFEAFFLKAYALADSSLDSKSSMYVIELLEEALRCPSDGLRKGQALNNLGSVYVDCGKLDLAADCYMNALNIKHTRAHQGLARVYHLKNQRKAAYDEMTKLIEKARNNASAYEKRSEYCDRDMAKSDLSMATQLDPLRTYTYRYRAAVLMDDHREAEAIAELSKAIVFKPDLQLLHLRAAFYDSMGDNISALQDCEAALCLDSGHGETIELYNRARKQADEQQKREFENKIGIVSSLSGQ; via the exons ATGCAGCATAATATATTCACTTCAATGCGTAGCTTGAAGTTCATAGAAGGGTGTAAAACCACACAGATATATGCCCTTAATCCCGATGGCCACACCGCCGCGGGTGGCGGCTGCGGTGGTGTGGGGGAAAAGTTTCTGCAACAGCTTCAAGACTTCAGAATTAACTCGGCTCGTCCAAAACCGAGTCGAACTTTTCAATCATCGCCTAATCAAATTACAAATAATGTCTCAGCTGAAAATCTACTTCCTTCCGGTCTCCCCGACGTCGATTTCCTCGAACCGCAGATCGACCCTTGTCTTAGGTATGTTGATTTTGTGCAAACTCTAGCGGATTTATATCGTAAAATTGAGAATTGTCCCCAATTCGAGAAACACGCGGTGTACTTAGAGCAATCCGCGATATTCAGGAGTTTATCGGATCCAAAAATGTTTCGGCGGAGCCTCCGTGCAGCCAGACAGCACGCCGTCGACGTGCACTCGAAAATTGTGCTGGCCTCGTGGTTAAGGTTTGAGAGGAGACAAGATGAACTAGTTGGTACATCCGCCATGGATTGTTGCGGAAGAAATCTAGAATGCCCTAGGGCTTGTTTGGTGTCCGGTTACGATCCTGAATCGGTAAATGATTCTTGTATGTGTTCGAGGTCTCCTAGAGTGGAATGCGATGATGATACTTCAACTGGAGAGCAGGAATGTTCAACTTCCGATGAAGATGGTGATATGTCGTTTTGCATTGGTGATGATGAGATTAGATGTGTGCGTTACAATATTGCTTTGCTTTCGAGACCATTTAGAGCATTGTTGTATGGTGGTTTCACGGAGTCATGGAGGGAGAAGATAAATTTCTCTAATAATGGGATATCGGCAGAAGGGATGAGAGCAGCGGAGATTTTTAGCAGGACGAAAAGATTAGGTTCTTTCGATCTGCCCATCGTATTAGAGCTTCTTTCTTTGACTAACAGGTTTTTTTGTGAGGAAATGAAGTCTGCTTGTGATGCTCATTTGGCATCTTTGGTTTCTGACATGGAGGAGGCGTTGGTTTTAATTGAGTATGGATTGGAAGAGACTGCATATCTGTTAGTAGCTGCTTGTTTACAGGTGTTTTTGAGAGAGcttccaaattcaatgtacaattCAAATGTGATGAGATTGTTTTGTAGTTCACAGGGTAGGGAGAAATTGGCTCTGGTTGGACATGCTTCATTTTTGTTGTATTACTTCTTGAGTCAGATTGCTTTGGAGGAAGACATGAAATCCAATGCAGCGGTGATGCTTTTGGAGAGGTTGGCAGAGTGTGCAACTGAAGTTTGGCAGAAACAACTTGCTTATCACCAATTAGGTGTTGTGATGCTTGAAAGGAAAGAATATAAAGACGCCCAGAATTGGTTTGTAGCGGCAGTTGAGGTAGGTCATGTTTATTCATCAGTTGGTATTGCAAGGGCCAGGTGCAAACGTGGTCACAAGTATTCAGCGTACAAGATGATGAATTCACTGGTTTCTGATTATAAACCAGCTGGGTGGATGTATCAGGAAAGGTCTTTATATTGTGTTGGGAAGGAGAAGATGATGGATTTGAACACAGCAAGTGAATTGGATCCAACTCTTTCTTTTCCATACAAGTACAGGGCTGTTTTGTTGGTGCAGGAGAACAGACTTGGAGCAGCAATCTCAGAGCTCAACAAAATAATTGGTTTCAAGGTCTCTCCTGATTGCCTTGAATTAAGAGCTTGGATTTCAATTGTTTTGGAGGACTATGAAGGAGCTCTCAGAGATATCTGGGCATTATTGACTTTAGACCCAAATTATATTATGTTTCATGGGAAAATGCATGGGAATCACTTGGTAGAACTTCTTCATCCTTTAGTCCAGCAGTGGAGTCAGGCTGATTGCTGGATGCATCTTTATGATAGATGGTCCTCTGTTGATGATATAGGCTCCTTGGCTGTTGTACACCATATGCTGGCAAATGACCCTGGGAAGAGCCTTCTATGTTTTCGGCAATCCCTTCTGCTTTTACG GTTAAATTGCCAAAAGGCTGCGATGCGTTGTCTACGGTTGGCTAGAAATTGTGCTACTTCTAAGCATGAAAGGCTTGTCTATGAAGGATGGATTTTGTATGACACTGGCCATCGAGAGGAAGCCCTTGCTAAGGCTGAGGAGTCCGTTTCAATTCAGAGATCATTTGAGGCTTTTTTCCTTAAGGCATATGCTTTAGCAGATTCAAGTCTTGATTCTAAGTCATCAATGTATGTTATTGAACTTCTGGAGGAAGCTCTTAGATGCCCTTCAGATGGCCTCAGGAAAGGACAA GCACTGAATAATCTAGGGAGTGTCTATGTTGATTGTGGTAAACTGGATCTTGCTGCTGACTGTTACATGAATGCACTCAATATCAAGCATACAAGAGCACATCAAGGTCTGGCACGAGTATATCATCTGAAAAATCAACGCAAAGCTGCATATGATGAGATgacaaaactaatagaaaaagccAGGAATAATGCATCTGCGTATGAGAAGCGTTCTGAGTACTGTGATCGTGACATGGCAAAGAGCGACCTTAGTATGGCAACTCAACTTGATCCCTTGAGGACCTATACTTACAGATACAGGGCAGCTG TTTTAATGGATGACCACAGAGAAGCTGAGGCCATAGCAGAGCTGTCGAAGGCTATAGTTTTCAAGCCAGATCTGCAGCTGCTACATCTTCGTGCTGCATTTTATGACTCTATGGGTGATAATATCTCCGCCCTTCAAGATTGTGAAGCTGCCCTTTGTCTTGATTCAGGCCATGGTGAGACTATTGAGCTCTATAATAGAGCACGGAAGCAGGCTGATGAACAACAAAAACGAGAATTTGAAAACAAGATTGGCATCGTATCTTCATTATCTGGGCAATAA